A genomic segment from Burkholderia plantarii encodes:
- a CDS encoding acyl-CoA thioesterase — MTSPTPDDFPIRGFDTIRYADTDRQGHVNNAVFATFLETGRVAILYGTHEPLADPDGEFVIANLSLEFRAELRWPGTVEIATRIASIGRASIQLEQCLFQDDTCAAFAQTVIVQIDSGTRRSKPLSDRARTRLASLQRSAPGE, encoded by the coding sequence GTGACTAGCCCGACGCCGGACGACTTCCCGATCCGGGGCTTCGACACGATCCGCTACGCCGATACCGACCGGCAAGGGCACGTGAACAACGCCGTGTTCGCGACGTTCCTCGAAACCGGTCGCGTGGCGATTCTCTACGGCACGCATGAACCGCTCGCCGACCCGGATGGCGAGTTCGTGATCGCCAACCTGTCGCTCGAATTCCGCGCCGAGCTGCGCTGGCCCGGCACGGTGGAAATCGCGACGCGCATCGCCTCGATCGGCCGCGCCTCGATCCAGCTCGAACAGTGCCTGTTCCAGGACGACACATGCGCCGCGTTCGCCCAGACCGTCATCGTCCAGATCGATAGCGGAACGCGCCGTTCGAAGCCGTTGTCCGATCGCGCGCGCACCAGGCTGGCGTCGCTGCAGCGTTCGGCGCCCGGCGAGTAG
- a CDS encoding isovaleryl-CoA dehydrogenase codes for MSNLPGVQFMLGEDIEMLRDAIATFAAKEIAPRAAEIDRTDQFPMDLWRKFGELGVLGMTVGEEYGGANLGYTAHMVAMEEISRASASVGLSYGAHSNLCVNQIHRNGSEAQKRRYLPKLISGEHVGALAMSEPNAGSDVVSMKLRADRRGSHYVLNGTKMWITNGPDCDTLVVYAKTEPEAGARGMTAFIVEKGMKGFSVAQKLDKLGMRGSHTGELVFQDVEVPEENVLGEVGSGVKVLMSGLDYERAVLAGGPTGIMAACLDAVVPYIHDRKQFGQSIGEFQLIQGKVADMYTNFQACRAYLYAVGRHLDAAGSQHVRQARKDCAGVILYTAERATWMAGEAIQILGGNGYINEYPVGRLWRDAKLYEIGAGTSEIRRMLIGRELFAETA; via the coding sequence ATGAGCAACCTGCCCGGCGTGCAATTCATGCTCGGTGAGGACATCGAGATGCTGCGCGACGCGATCGCGACGTTCGCCGCGAAGGAGATCGCGCCGCGCGCGGCCGAGATCGATCGCACCGACCAGTTCCCGATGGACCTGTGGCGCAAGTTCGGCGAGCTCGGCGTGCTCGGCATGACGGTGGGCGAGGAATACGGCGGCGCGAACCTCGGCTACACGGCGCACATGGTGGCGATGGAGGAGATCTCGCGCGCCTCGGCGTCGGTCGGCCTGTCCTACGGCGCGCATTCGAACCTCTGCGTGAACCAGATCCACCGCAACGGCAGCGAGGCGCAGAAGCGCCGCTACCTGCCGAAGCTGATCTCGGGCGAGCACGTGGGCGCGCTGGCGATGAGCGAGCCGAACGCGGGCTCGGACGTGGTCAGCATGAAGCTGCGCGCCGACAGGCGCGGCAGCCACTACGTGCTGAACGGCACCAAGATGTGGATCACGAACGGCCCCGATTGCGACACGCTCGTGGTCTACGCGAAGACCGAGCCGGAAGCGGGCGCGCGCGGCATGACGGCGTTCATCGTCGAGAAGGGCATGAAGGGCTTCTCGGTGGCGCAGAAGCTCGACAAGCTCGGCATGCGCGGCTCGCACACGGGCGAGCTGGTGTTCCAGGACGTGGAAGTGCCGGAAGAGAACGTGCTGGGCGAGGTGGGCAGCGGCGTGAAGGTGCTGATGAGCGGGCTCGACTACGAACGCGCGGTGCTGGCGGGCGGCCCGACCGGCATCATGGCGGCCTGCCTCGACGCGGTGGTGCCGTACATCCACGACCGCAAGCAGTTCGGCCAGTCGATCGGCGAATTCCAGCTGATCCAGGGCAAGGTGGCCGACATGTACACGAACTTCCAGGCCTGCCGCGCCTACCTGTACGCGGTGGGCCGGCACCTGGACGCGGCCGGCAGCCAGCACGTGCGCCAGGCGCGCAAGGACTGCGCGGGCGTGATCCTCTACACGGCCGAGCGCGCCACCTGGATGGCGGGCGAGGCGATCCAGATCCTCGGCGGCAACGGCTACATCAACGAATACCCGGTGGGCCGGCTCTGGCGCGACGCGAAGCTCTACGAGATCGGCGCGGGCACGAGCGAGATCCGCCGCATGCTGATCGGCCGCGAACTGTTCGCCGAGACGGCCTGA
- a CDS encoding MASE1 domain-containing protein produces MEMSRSRSGAVAVVLWAVLYLASAQLSHQLNGPVDLPGYIWLPAGVTVGAFMLRPPREWLTLALTFLAAQLVVAAIEHDSYLDSLVFALIAIGSAALAVWLVRRVRLSLEGLYFLRSMISAALLTSLFGALASGAWCAFVKGSAFRDVALVWAASDFVGILLVAPVLASWSRFRAHRSGDHERFDVGLGIVSFALLVAGAWAIFDSGGAGGAPVGAIGFAVTYIPLFLTVAVTVLLGGRAGSLSVLVLAVIVILQTAAGDGPFSLLEASRGRSLLEAQLYLAVASLLVLTVSTLKTGNERVNARADTLASNIELALASADQVAYVLDPVTQTLEWSGDLQRAFGPGAEAAQLASVARVLDRLAPRDRDALRRHWRAGAADESGESGESGEAISFGIVQPDGAILRVTDRGAPLSYANLDVTVVAGVWQIVREPAGAAGA; encoded by the coding sequence ATGGAAATGTCTCGCTCGAGGTCGGGTGCCGTCGCGGTCGTGCTCTGGGCGGTGCTGTATCTCGCGAGCGCTCAGCTGTCCCATCAACTGAACGGACCGGTCGACCTACCCGGCTACATCTGGCTGCCGGCCGGCGTCACGGTGGGCGCGTTCATGCTGCGCCCGCCGCGCGAGTGGCTCACGCTGGCGCTCACCTTCCTCGCGGCGCAGCTCGTGGTGGCCGCGATCGAGCACGACAGCTACCTCGACTCGCTGGTGTTCGCGCTGATCGCGATCGGCTCGGCCGCGCTCGCGGTCTGGCTGGTACGGCGCGTGCGGCTCTCGCTCGAGGGCCTGTACTTCCTGCGCTCGATGATCTCGGCCGCGCTGCTGACGAGCCTGTTCGGCGCGCTCGCGAGCGGGGCGTGGTGCGCGTTCGTGAAGGGCTCCGCGTTCCGCGACGTCGCGCTCGTCTGGGCCGCCTCGGACTTCGTCGGGATCCTGCTGGTCGCGCCCGTGCTGGCGTCGTGGTCGCGCTTTCGCGCGCATCGCTCGGGCGACCACGAGCGCTTCGACGTCGGGCTCGGCATCGTGTCGTTCGCGCTGCTGGTGGCGGGCGCCTGGGCGATCTTCGACAGCGGCGGTGCCGGCGGCGCGCCCGTCGGCGCGATCGGCTTCGCCGTCACCTACATCCCGCTGTTCCTGACGGTCGCCGTGACGGTGCTGCTGGGCGGCCGCGCGGGCTCGCTGTCGGTGCTCGTGCTGGCCGTGATCGTGATCCTGCAGACCGCGGCCGGCGACGGGCCGTTCTCGCTGCTGGAAGCCTCGCGCGGACGCTCGCTGCTGGAAGCGCAGCTCTATCTGGCGGTGGCTTCGCTGCTGGTGCTGACGGTCAGCACGCTGAAGACCGGCAACGAACGCGTGAACGCGCGCGCCGACACGCTCGCCAGCAACATCGAGCTGGCGCTCGCGAGCGCCGACCAGGTCGCCTACGTGCTCGATCCGGTCACGCAGACGCTCGAATGGAGCGGCGACCTGCAGCGCGCGTTCGGACCGGGCGCCGAGGCCGCGCAACTCGCAAGCGTGGCGCGCGTGCTCGACCGGCTGGCGCCGCGCGATCGCGACGCGCTGCGCCGCCACTGGCGCGCCGGCGCGGCCGACGAGTCGGGCGAGTCGGGCGAGTCGGGCGAGGCGATCAGCTTCGGCATCGTGCAGCCGGACGGCGCGATCCTGCGCGTGACCGACCGCGGCGCGCCGCTGAGCTACGCGAACCTGGACGTGACGGTGGTGGCGGGCGTCTGGCAGATCGTGCGCGAGCCCGCCGGTGCGGCCGGCGCCTGA
- a CDS encoding acetyl-CoA carboxylase biotin carboxylase subunit, which translates to MFDKILIANRGEIACRVAATCRRLGIASVAVYSDADANAKHVAACDEAVPIGGAAAADSYLRGERVIAAALATGAQAIHPGYGFLSENETFAEACAAAGLVFIGPPVQAIAAMGSKAAAKALMQHAGVPLVPGYHGADQDPALLHREADAIGYPVLLKASAGGGGKGMRVVERSADFPAALASCQREAASSFGNDRVLIEKYLLRPRHVEVQVFGDMLGNTVYLFDRDCSVQRRHQKVLEEAPAPGLPDAQRRAMGDAAVAAARAVNYVGAGTVEFIVTGEQFYFMEMNTRLQVEHPVTEMVSGLDLVEWQLRAASGEPLPLRQDALRVSGHAIEARLYAENPARGFLPSTGTLTHLRLPEGVEFATGAAVRVDSGVREGDAITPFYDPMIAKLIVHGADRDEALKRLARALRDCEAVGLATNAAFLQRIVESVPFASADLDTGLIERHHDTLFAPRALAPVAVALACAALLARERAAAGNGVIGSAVTQGASPWRALPDWRLNGGHTRTLAWQPADQEAAVTVRYERTEHGEQLAIGDAAPAPFAWRHGAHAREFVVTLGDERGAGRVVAEADTFHVFAQGAADTLEWLNPLAHAGDAEHGGGRLTAPMPGKVIAVLVEPGQAVEAGAPLIVMEAMKMEHTIGAPSAGVVAEVLYAVGDQVADGAQLITLEAAA; encoded by the coding sequence ATGTTCGACAAGATCCTGATCGCCAATCGCGGCGAAATCGCCTGCCGGGTGGCGGCCACCTGCCGCCGTCTCGGCATCGCGAGCGTCGCCGTCTACTCGGACGCCGACGCGAACGCGAAACACGTTGCCGCCTGCGACGAGGCGGTGCCGATCGGCGGCGCGGCCGCCGCGGACAGCTACCTGCGCGGCGAACGCGTGATCGCGGCCGCGCTGGCCACCGGCGCGCAGGCGATCCATCCCGGCTACGGCTTCCTGTCCGAGAACGAGACGTTCGCCGAGGCCTGCGCGGCCGCCGGTCTGGTGTTCATCGGGCCGCCGGTGCAGGCGATCGCGGCGATGGGCTCGAAGGCCGCCGCCAAGGCGCTGATGCAGCATGCCGGCGTGCCGCTCGTGCCGGGCTATCACGGCGCCGACCAGGACCCCGCGCTGCTGCACCGCGAGGCCGACGCGATCGGCTATCCGGTGCTGCTGAAGGCGAGCGCGGGCGGCGGCGGCAAGGGCATGCGGGTGGTCGAGCGCTCGGCCGATTTCCCGGCCGCGCTCGCCTCGTGCCAGCGCGAGGCCGCCAGCAGCTTCGGCAACGACCGCGTGCTGATCGAGAAATACCTGCTGCGCCCGCGTCACGTCGAGGTGCAGGTGTTCGGCGACATGCTCGGCAACACCGTCTATCTGTTCGATCGCGACTGCTCGGTGCAACGGCGCCATCAGAAGGTGCTCGAGGAAGCGCCGGCGCCGGGCCTGCCCGACGCGCAGCGCCGCGCGATGGGCGACGCCGCGGTGGCGGCCGCGCGCGCGGTCAATTACGTGGGCGCCGGCACCGTCGAATTCATCGTGACGGGCGAGCAGTTCTACTTCATGGAGATGAACACGCGCCTGCAGGTCGAGCACCCCGTCACCGAGATGGTGAGCGGGCTCGACCTCGTGGAATGGCAGTTGCGCGCCGCGTCCGGCGAGCCGCTGCCGCTGCGCCAGGACGCGCTGCGCGTGAGCGGCCACGCGATCGAGGCGCGGCTCTATGCCGAGAACCCGGCGCGCGGCTTCCTGCCGTCCACCGGCACGCTCACGCACCTGCGGCTGCCGGAGGGCGTGGAGTTCGCGACCGGCGCGGCCGTGCGCGTGGACAGCGGCGTGCGCGAGGGCGACGCGATCACGCCGTTCTACGACCCGATGATCGCCAAGCTGATCGTCCACGGCGCCGATCGCGACGAGGCGCTCAAGCGCTTGGCGCGCGCGCTGCGCGACTGCGAGGCGGTGGGGCTCGCGACCAACGCGGCGTTCCTGCAGCGGATCGTCGAGAGCGTGCCGTTCGCGAGCGCCGACCTCGATACCGGGCTGATCGAGCGTCATCACGACACGCTGTTCGCGCCGCGCGCGCTGGCCCCGGTGGCGGTCGCGCTGGCCTGCGCGGCGCTGCTGGCGCGCGAGCGGGCGGCGGCGGGCAATGGCGTGATCGGCAGCGCCGTCACGCAGGGCGCCTCGCCGTGGCGCGCGCTGCCGGACTGGCGGCTCAACGGCGGTCACACGCGCACGCTGGCCTGGCAGCCGGCCGATCAGGAGGCGGCGGTGACGGTTCGCTACGAACGCACCGAACATGGCGAGCAGCTCGCGATCGGCGACGCGGCGCCGGCACCGTTCGCGTGGCGGCACGGCGCGCACGCGCGCGAGTTCGTCGTGACGCTGGGCGACGAGCGCGGCGCCGGCCGCGTGGTGGCCGAGGCCGACACGTTCCATGTGTTCGCGCAGGGCGCGGCGGACACGCTCGAATGGCTGAACCCGCTCGCGCATGCCGGCGACGCCGAGCACGGCGGCGGCCGGCTGACCGCGCCGATGCCGGGCAAGGTGATCGCCGTGCTGGTCGAGCCGGGGCAGGCGGTGGAGGCGGGCGCGCCGTTGATCGTGATGGAGGCGATGAAGATGGAGCACACGATCGGCGCGCCGAGCGCGGGCGTGGTGGCCGAGGTGCTGTATGCGGTCGGCGATCAGGTGGCGGACGGCGCGCAGCTGATCACGCTGGAAGCGGCGGCCTGA
- a CDS encoding carboxyl transferase domain-containing protein, giving the protein MPILESKLNPRSDEFRANAAALDALVADLREKVARLALGGGQAARDKHVARGKLLPRERIALLLDPGSPFLELSQLAAFGMYNDDAPGAGIITGIGRIAGRECVIVCNDATVKGGTYYPVTVKKHVRAQEIAAENRLPCVYLVDSGGANLPNQDEVFPDRDHFGRIFYNQANLSAAGIAQIAVVMGSCTAGGAYVPAMSDESIIVREQGTIFLGGPPLVKAATGEEVSAEDLGGGDVHTRLSGVVDHLAQNDAHALAIARSIVGNLGAKAAPPLAPTEPLPPRYDPAELAGVIPADTRKPFDVREVIARIVDDSAFDEFKARFGTTLVTGFARIWGHPVGIVANNGILFSESAVKGAHFIELCCQRKIPLVFLQNITGFMVGRKYENEGIARHGAKMVTAVATAKVPKFTVIIGGSFGAGNYGMCGRAYSPRFLWMWPNARISVMGGDQAASVLATVRRDGIEAKGGSWSADEEAAFKAPIREQYERQGHPYYASARLWDDGVIEPARTRDVLGLGLAAAMNAPIEDTRFGVFRM; this is encoded by the coding sequence ATGCCGATCCTCGAATCGAAACTGAACCCCCGCTCCGACGAATTCCGCGCCAACGCGGCCGCGCTCGACGCGCTGGTGGCGGACCTGCGCGAGAAGGTCGCGCGGCTCGCGCTGGGCGGCGGGCAGGCCGCGCGCGACAAGCACGTGGCGCGCGGCAAGCTGCTGCCGCGCGAGCGCATCGCGCTGCTGCTGGACCCGGGCTCGCCGTTCCTCGAACTCTCGCAGCTCGCCGCGTTCGGCATGTACAACGACGACGCGCCGGGCGCCGGCATCATCACCGGCATCGGCCGGATCGCCGGGCGCGAGTGCGTGATCGTCTGCAACGACGCCACCGTGAAGGGCGGCACCTATTACCCGGTCACGGTCAAGAAGCACGTGCGCGCGCAGGAGATCGCGGCCGAGAACCGGCTGCCCTGCGTCTATCTCGTCGATTCGGGCGGCGCGAACCTGCCGAACCAGGACGAGGTGTTTCCCGATCGCGACCACTTCGGCCGGATCTTCTACAACCAGGCGAACCTGTCGGCGGCCGGCATCGCGCAGATCGCCGTGGTGATGGGCTCCTGCACGGCGGGCGGCGCCTACGTGCCGGCGATGAGCGACGAATCGATCATCGTCAGGGAGCAGGGCACGATCTTCCTGGGCGGCCCGCCGCTCGTGAAGGCGGCCACCGGCGAGGAAGTCAGCGCCGAGGATCTGGGCGGCGGCGACGTCCATACGCGGCTGTCGGGCGTGGTCGACCATCTGGCGCAGAACGACGCGCACGCGCTCGCGATCGCGCGGTCGATCGTCGGCAACCTCGGCGCGAAGGCCGCGCCGCCGCTCGCGCCCACCGAACCGCTGCCGCCGCGCTACGACCCGGCCGAGCTGGCCGGCGTGATCCCGGCCGATACGCGCAAGCCGTTCGACGTGCGCGAGGTGATCGCGCGCATCGTCGACGATTCGGCCTTCGACGAATTCAAGGCCCGCTTCGGCACCACGCTCGTCACGGGCTTCGCGCGGATCTGGGGCCATCCGGTCGGGATCGTCGCGAACAACGGCATCCTGTTCTCGGAATCGGCCGTGAAGGGCGCGCACTTCATCGAGCTGTGCTGCCAGCGCAAGATCCCGCTGGTGTTCCTGCAGAACATCACGGGCTTCATGGTGGGCCGCAAGTACGAGAACGAGGGCATCGCGCGGCACGGCGCGAAGATGGTCACGGCGGTGGCCACGGCCAAGGTGCCGAAGTTCACGGTGATCATCGGCGGCTCGTTCGGCGCGGGCAACTACGGCATGTGCGGCCGTGCCTACTCGCCGCGCTTCCTCTGGATGTGGCCGAACGCGCGCATCTCGGTGATGGGCGGCGACCAGGCCGCCTCGGTGCTGGCCACGGTGCGCCGCGACGGCATCGAGGCGAAGGGCGGCAGCTGGTCGGCCGACGAGGAGGCCGCGTTCAAGGCGCCGATCCGCGAGCAGTACGAGCGGCAGGGCCACCCGTACTACGCGAGCGCGCGGCTGTGGGACGACGGCGTGATCGAGCCGGCCCGCACGCGCGACGTGCTCGGGCTCGGGCTGGCCGCCGCGATGAACGCGCCGATCGAGGACACGCGTTTCGGCGTGTTCCGGATGTAA
- a CDS encoding glutathione S-transferase family protein → MSGSGLILFELAGADQALRFSPHCWKIRMALAHKDLSAEAVPWHFTEKSSIAFSGQECVPVLIDDGAPVSDSWRIAQHLEARFPDRPSLAGRNGDLAACAFVNQWADTALLPVLARLLAPDIPAVLPAKDQSYFRSSREARLGMTFETLRARRPEFLGDLKRVLTPLRATLRRQPFLAGSSPNYADYCVFGMFMWGHCVTDLDLLAPDDPAYAWRERMFDLFGGIARHAPTHHGLRARSPRD, encoded by the coding sequence ATGAGCGGTTCGGGATTGATCCTGTTCGAACTGGCCGGCGCCGATCAGGCACTGCGCTTCAGTCCGCATTGCTGGAAGATCCGGATGGCGCTGGCCCACAAGGATCTGAGCGCGGAAGCCGTGCCGTGGCATTTCACCGAGAAATCGAGCATCGCGTTCTCGGGGCAGGAATGCGTGCCCGTCCTGATCGACGACGGCGCGCCCGTCAGCGACTCGTGGCGCATCGCGCAGCACCTGGAGGCACGCTTTCCGGACCGGCCCTCCCTCGCGGGCCGCAACGGCGACCTGGCCGCCTGCGCGTTCGTCAATCAATGGGCCGACACGGCGCTGCTGCCGGTGCTCGCCCGCCTGCTCGCCCCGGACATCCCCGCGGTGCTGCCCGCCAAGGATCAGTCGTATTTCCGTTCGTCGCGCGAGGCGCGGCTCGGGATGACGTTCGAGACGTTGAGGGCGCGCCGCCCGGAATTCCTCGGCGATCTCAAGCGCGTGCTCACGCCGCTGCGCGCGACGCTGAGGCGTCAACCGTTCCTGGCCGGCAGCTCGCCGAACTACGCCGACTACTGCGTATTCGGCATGTTCATGTGGGGCCATTGCGTGACCGACCTCGATCTGCTCGCCCCGGACGATCCCGCCTACGCGTGGCGCGAACGCATGTTCGACCTGTTCGGTGGCATCGCGAGACACGCGCCCACCCATCACGGCCTGCGGGCACGGAGCCCACGTGACTAG
- a CDS encoding enoyl-CoA hydratase/isomerase family protein, whose translation MRYETIRVTDQQRIATVTLARPEVRNAFNETTIAELTAVFGELDARDDIRAVVLAADGPAFCAGADLNWMRRMAGYTDDENRADARRLARMLEAVYRCGKPVIARVHGDAYAGGVGLVAACDVAIAAAPARFCLSEARLGLIPATIAPYVVRALGERASRRYFTTAEVFDSARAAQLGLIHEAVPAEALDAAIAQLGETLRANGPAAVRTAKRLVAEVAGRALDDALIEQTADWIAATRAGAEAREGIAAFLDKRTPSWRE comes from the coding sequence ATGCGATACGAGACGATTCGCGTCACCGACCAGCAGCGCATCGCCACGGTCACGCTGGCGCGGCCCGAGGTGCGCAACGCGTTCAACGAGACGACGATCGCGGAGCTGACCGCCGTGTTCGGCGAACTCGACGCCCGCGACGACATCCGCGCGGTGGTGCTGGCCGCCGACGGGCCGGCGTTTTGCGCCGGCGCGGACCTGAACTGGATGCGCCGCATGGCCGGCTACACCGACGACGAGAACCGCGCCGACGCGCGCCGGCTCGCGCGCATGCTGGAGGCCGTCTACCGCTGCGGCAAGCCGGTGATCGCGCGCGTCCACGGCGACGCCTACGCGGGCGGCGTCGGCCTGGTCGCGGCCTGCGACGTCGCGATCGCCGCCGCGCCGGCGCGCTTCTGCCTGTCGGAAGCGCGGCTCGGGCTGATCCCGGCCACCATCGCGCCCTACGTGGTGCGCGCGCTCGGCGAGCGCGCCTCGCGCCGCTACTTCACCACTGCCGAGGTATTCGACAGCGCGCGCGCCGCGCAGCTCGGGCTGATCCACGAGGCGGTGCCGGCCGAGGCGCTCGACGCCGCGATCGCGCAGCTGGGCGAGACGCTGCGCGCCAACGGGCCGGCCGCGGTGCGCACCGCCAAGCGGCTGGTGGCCGAGGTGGCCGGCCGCGCGCTCGACGACGCGCTGATCGAGCAGACCGCCGACTGGATCGCGGCCACGCGCGCCGGTGCCGAGGCGCGCGAGGGCATCGCGGCGTTCCTCGACAAGCGCACGCCGTCATGGCGCGAATGA
- a CDS encoding alpha/beta hydrolase — MTGRTGVLLIHGLGGTEYDLGSLHKAIRRAGGDAHIITLPGHGTRPEDLAKVHAETWLDAVTAQYRALEAEYDTLHVAGMCMGALVALLLCHRVQHAKGRLALLAAPVYIDGWSTPWYRALRYLLYQVPGVTERMRVEEGEPFGIKNPVIRALVKKKFARQDSFHYPWVPLVTIRQVDRMRGWARAAAPDTRCTTLILHAREDELTSLRSARFLEAAMPDARCIVLDNSYHMICADNDRDAVARHVLEFFGFDPAHAVSPAMARRLARGGGSGEAAPDVPDGTP, encoded by the coding sequence ATGACCGGCCGCACCGGCGTCCTGCTGATCCACGGGCTCGGCGGCACCGAATACGATCTCGGCTCGCTGCACAAGGCGATCCGCCGGGCCGGCGGCGACGCGCACATCATCACGCTGCCCGGCCACGGCACGCGGCCCGAGGATCTGGCCAAGGTGCATGCCGAGACGTGGCTCGACGCCGTCACGGCCCAGTACCGCGCGCTCGAGGCCGAGTACGACACGCTGCACGTGGCCGGCATGTGCATGGGCGCGCTGGTCGCGCTGCTGCTGTGCCACCGCGTGCAGCACGCGAAGGGGCGCCTCGCGCTGCTGGCCGCGCCGGTCTACATCGACGGCTGGTCCACGCCGTGGTATCGCGCGCTGCGCTACCTGCTGTACCAGGTGCCCGGCGTGACCGAGCGCATGCGCGTGGAGGAGGGCGAGCCGTTCGGCATCAAGAACCCGGTGATCCGGGCGCTCGTGAAGAAGAAGTTCGCGCGCCAGGACAGTTTCCACTACCCGTGGGTGCCGCTCGTGACGATCCGCCAGGTCGACCGGATGCGCGGCTGGGCGCGCGCGGCGGCGCCCGATACGCGCTGCACGACGCTGATCCTGCACGCGCGCGAGGACGAACTGACGAGCCTGCGCTCGGCGCGCTTCCTCGAGGCCGCGATGCCCGACGCGCGCTGCATCGTGCTCGATAACAGTTATCACATGATCTGTGCCGATAATGACCGCGACGCCGTCGCGCGGCACGTGCTCGAGTTCTTCGGCTTCGATCCGGCCCACGCGGTGAGCCCGGCGATGGCGCGCCGGCTGGCGCGCGGGGGCGGCTCGGGCGAGGCGGCGCCGGACGTGCCCGACGGTACGCCGTAA